Proteins encoded together in one Deinococcus hopiensis KR-140 window:
- a CDS encoding threonine aldolase family protein — protein sequence MTALPELQRRVLADLRSDTVTTPTPEMREAMAQAPVGDDVYGEDPTVNALQAEVARLTGHEAGLFMPSGTMTNQVAIALHTRRGEEVICAEGSHIYEWELGMMATFSGVVPRFVPAPLGVPDPAGVRLAVRHSIHQSPTGMISLENTHNKAGGTVIPLDILAAIRAVADEEDLPLHLDGARVFNAAAALDVPLADITRHFDTVSVCLSKGLGAPVGSVLVGSAAQMRQAHRYRKMMGGGMRQSGVLAAAALVALRDGPARLREDHRRTRQLADALANAGYSVNLAAVQTNIIYVTLPDAAAQVAHWAQAGVLASALGPDSVRFVLHHQVSDGALEEAIRVLTA from the coding sequence ATGACTGCCCTTCCCGAACTCCAGCGCCGCGTGCTGGCCGACTTGCGCTCCGATACCGTTACCACCCCCACTCCTGAGATGCGGGAAGCCATGGCCCAGGCCCCGGTGGGCGACGACGTGTATGGCGAGGATCCCACCGTCAATGCCCTGCAGGCCGAGGTCGCGCGCCTGACCGGACACGAGGCGGGGCTCTTTATGCCCTCGGGCACCATGACCAATCAGGTGGCCATTGCCCTGCACACCCGCCGGGGCGAGGAGGTCATCTGCGCCGAAGGCTCGCACATCTACGAGTGGGAACTGGGCATGATGGCCACCTTCAGCGGCGTGGTGCCGCGCTTCGTGCCCGCACCGCTGGGGGTACCCGATCCTGCGGGGGTCCGCCTCGCCGTGCGCCACTCCATCCACCAGTCGCCCACCGGCATGATCAGCCTGGAAAACACCCACAACAAGGCGGGAGGCACGGTCATTCCGCTGGACATACTGGCCGCCATCCGCGCGGTGGCCGATGAGGAGGACCTGCCCCTGCACCTCGACGGCGCGCGGGTTTTCAACGCGGCGGCGGCGTTGGACGTGCCCCTGGCCGACATTACCCGGCACTTCGATACCGTCAGCGTCTGCCTGAGTAAGGGGCTTGGCGCGCCGGTCGGCAGCGTGCTCGTGGGCTCGGCGGCCCAGATGCGGCAGGCCCACCGCTACCGCAAGATGATGGGCGGCGGTATGCGGCAGTCGGGCGTACTCGCGGCGGCCGCGCTGGTGGCCCTGCGCGACGGCCCGGCCCGCCTGCGCGAAGACCACCGCCGCACCCGTCAGCTGGCGGACGCCCTGGCAAACGCCGGGTACAGCGTGAATCTGGCCGCCGTGCAGACCAACATCATCTACGTGACCCTACCCGACGCTGCGGCGCAGGTGGCCCACTGGGCGCAAGCCGGTGTGCTTGCGAGCGCCCTGGGCCCCGATTCGGTGCGGTTCGTGCTGCACCACCAGGTCAGTGACGGGGCGCTGGAGGAGGCGATCCGGGTGCTGACGGCCTGA
- a CDS encoding CPBP family intramembrane glutamic endopeptidase, whose amino-acid sequence MTAPDAAPAPVSSMPAPGIRAVDGNRAALTLLAVQNLASAVFAASIPLPLPGRTVRVGLGLPLGTALLLTFVTTVLVGLLAFRPALTALVRDTRWRTPPSWGTALAAFVLAFLASRAFAVAFVTLFPQGADAIPRFLGHGPDLWALLLAAGVLVPFAEEVAFRGLMLRGHERAAGFLVAALATSFAFGLAHGVPASVVGILPMAYALARLAQHTGSLWNGVIVHVLNNTLAVGLGTFLAGSRFPDADQATILIKNQSLALPLALGALLFGVAVLAVLHLWLTPKEDPQVRAAPGPWLSAAYVVIVLFGLLTAALTLPTVQQALTHLQGAMR is encoded by the coding sequence ATGACCGCCCCGGACGCCGCGCCCGCTCCCGTGTCTTCCATGCCCGCACCGGGCATTCGCGCCGTGGACGGCAACCGCGCCGCGCTGACGCTGCTGGCCGTGCAGAACCTGGCTTCCGCTGTGTTCGCGGCTTCCATTCCGCTGCCCCTGCCGGGAAGGACCGTTCGGGTGGGCCTGGGCCTGCCGCTGGGCACCGCGCTGCTGCTCACCTTCGTGACGACGGTGCTGGTCGGGTTGTTGGCCTTCCGTCCCGCGCTGACTGCACTGGTGCGGGACACCCGCTGGCGTACACCGCCCTCATGGGGTACGGCGCTCGCGGCCTTCGTGCTGGCCTTTCTGGCCTCGCGCGCCTTTGCCGTGGCGTTCGTGACCCTCTTTCCTCAGGGAGCTGACGCGATCCCCCGATTCCTGGGACATGGACCGGACCTGTGGGCGCTGCTGCTCGCGGCGGGCGTGCTGGTGCCCTTTGCCGAGGAGGTGGCTTTCCGGGGCCTGATGCTGCGCGGGCACGAGCGGGCAGCCGGGTTCCTGGTGGCCGCCCTCGCCACGAGCTTCGCCTTTGGCCTCGCGCACGGGGTTCCCGCCAGCGTGGTGGGCATTTTGCCAATGGCCTACGCCCTGGCGCGGCTGGCCCAGCATACGGGCAGCCTCTGGAACGGCGTGATTGTCCACGTCCTGAACAACACGCTGGCGGTGGGGCTGGGCACCTTTCTGGCGGGCAGCAGGTTTCCGGACGCGGATCAGGCCACCATCCTGATCAAGAATCAATCGCTGGCCCTGCCCCTGGCCCTGGGCGCGCTGCTGTTTGGGGTGGCCGTGCTGGCGGTGCTGCACCTGTGGCTCACGCCAAAAGAAGACCCACAGGTGCGCGCAGCGCCCGGGCCCTGGCTTAGCGCGGCGTACGTCGTCATCGTGCTGTTCGGCCTGCTGACAGCGGCGTTGACCCTGCCCACGGTGCAGCAGGCCCTGACCCATTTGCAGGGGGCCATGCGCTAA
- a CDS encoding PRC and DUF2382 domain-containing protein, with the protein MTQSQNSLMRLSDLDRDYQLDLGDSGAYNPTGSTVYGYNNEKVGTVRDALVDSSSGRVRYLIVDVGGWFSSKEVMIPIGQARMAEDGVYFDSLTKDQVRDLSEYRYEQSYTSDHQSLASDERVLRAANTAVDETTYRENAFRTPERLQLLEERLLVNKERFRAGAVEIGKHVETHTETVNVPLLREEVVIERHAVTDARPVEGNVTLGAATETVRVDLEAERANVSKQAFVTEEVEIGKRTVTEQQTVTETIGREVLDVNKTGEVHLEGGDVSGSTTTRTSTTTNDLTDTDRTGR; encoded by the coding sequence ATGACTCAGTCCCAGAATTCCCTGATGCGCCTGTCGGATCTCGACCGCGACTACCAGCTTGACCTCGGCGACTCGGGCGCGTACAACCCCACCGGCAGCACCGTGTACGGCTACAACAACGAGAAGGTCGGCACCGTGCGTGACGCCCTGGTCGACTCCTCCTCAGGCCGCGTGCGCTACCTGATCGTGGACGTGGGCGGCTGGTTCTCTTCGAAGGAAGTCATGATTCCCATCGGGCAGGCCCGTATGGCCGAAGACGGCGTGTACTTCGACAGCCTGACCAAGGACCAAGTGCGCGACCTCAGCGAGTACCGCTACGAGCAGAGCTACACCAGTGACCACCAGAGCCTGGCGTCCGACGAGCGCGTCCTGCGCGCCGCGAACACGGCGGTGGACGAGACCACCTACCGTGAGAACGCCTTCCGCACCCCCGAACGCCTCCAGCTGCTCGAAGAACGCCTGCTGGTGAACAAGGAGCGCTTCCGGGCCGGGGCTGTGGAGATCGGCAAGCACGTCGAGACCCACACCGAGACCGTGAACGTCCCCCTGCTGCGTGAGGAAGTCGTCATCGAGCGCCACGCCGTGACCGACGCCCGCCCCGTGGAGGGCAACGTCACCCTGGGAGCCGCCACCGAGACGGTGCGCGTGGACCTGGAAGCCGAGCGCGCCAACGTCAGCAAGCAGGCTTTTGTTACCGAGGAAGTCGAGATCGGTAAGCGCACCGTGACCGAGCAGCAGACCGTGACCGAGACCATCGGACGCGAAGTGCTGGACGTAAACAAGACGGGCGAGGTGCACCTGGAGGGTGGCGACGTGTCGGGCAGCACCACGACCCGCACGAGCACCACCACGAACGACCTGACAGACACCGACCGCACGGGCCGCTGA